Proteins encoded by one window of Lathyrus oleraceus cultivar Zhongwan6 chromosome 1, CAAS_Psat_ZW6_1.0, whole genome shotgun sequence:
- the LOC127078890 gene encoding SAC3 family protein B isoform X2, with protein MEAKYHGFGKNSGPANPFQSKPSFGFNDPSSSSIPPSTHSSIESPGWSDGQNMLYKDLGAQPPERTTPVTKFIASRDSTSGITARVYRSPLLESTRSPISYADIDDLRNPNQTVLINNRPNLHTEEQGNLLPLKSQSPPLVPLNHQSVPNFQAPSVSIQQPSISPRSGSTSNVLKSNPHSQLHQISSPFSVAEAAGSRPIISTAPKRTRSSPPPSFSATETLEGNFEDNSEREILAKAKRLARFKVELSKSEHNNDDVVGHTTSVLEKKDMGGHMIDSASNITNGHGVSDNEGQETSNVIIGLCPDMCPESERGERERKGDLDQYERVDGDRNVTSRLLAVKKYTRTAEREASLIRPMPILKKTIGYLLTLLDQPYDERFLGIYNFLWDRMRAIRMDLRMQHIFNQGAITMLEQMIKLHIIAMHELCEYTKGEGFSEGFDAHLNIEQMNKASVELFQLYDDHRKKGVYIPTEKEFRGYYALLKLDKHPGYKVEPAELSLDLAKMTPEIRQAPEVLFARNVARACRTGNFIAFFRLARKATYLQACLMHAHFAKLRTQALASLHSGVQNNQGLPVAHVANWLAMEDEDIEGLLEYHGFLIKAFGEPYMVKEGLFLNADTEYPTKCSKLVHNKRSGRIVEDVSPSIHAELLAGEAMKEIPMVKAYKHEPQTVSAAKNNSSVQKLDEEIPESKAIYSPKDSKSGKAFKEMQSVQDSVKDSDMARTHPSPLSFPFGNIMPEPQQTRIDGLKIANSYMVAEASPRRNSPSNVDVRPLEIIPKTVPPESSLATSFFLPLPAAQSVSKDESQFVHQEHEDEIHEVSESCHDEEVAEAKLKLFLRLWRRRVSKLRMLREERQFASNAALSSLPLGPPIRHCIEKPGNFDKFDIDVTMRERYETQENSQSRLNVSDVVGDTIARRNPDAKCLCWKIILCSQKSIAYEMGKAGLWLTSKVMPISDDDVVISSPGLVIWRKWIRSQSDIDPTCCFSVIRDTSVGNRDEVVSGANGILFLVSESISWKHQRVNLHNLLMSIPSDACLPLLILCSSGSYGDRSSSFIINELGLQDIDNLRVSSFLVVYLRENQQMKHSNGFFSDTQLREGLQWLAGESPSQPNLHHVKIRELVHTHISSFSGAQDIISNSKLGPNDCISLFNKALDYSMQEIVAAANSNPAGWPCPEIGLLDKSFDEDRVVKSYLPTLGWSSNEKTQPIIYVLQNCKLPTFTDDLSWLARGSKVGQEIENQRTQLENCLIQYLTHTSNMMGISLAAKEARVITQTCARLELCGSSYRVVPHWGLIFRRIFNWRLTGLSSREISTAYISERHHNIDLQNVGFAACLSSSYYPDTSLDEMISVIYNSPLPYNSPLPANDRRPRPEAIQRLPPVDFDNETTNLSDAERNIRHGELPNINTGGTYGINNAKSESLSSKKPTKEADKLSKLLEQCNLLQDGIDKKLSIYF; from the exons cTCCATTGAATCTCCTGGTTGGAGTGATGGTCAGAATATGTTATATAAAGATTTGGGTGCCCAACCCCCTGAAAGGACCACTCCTGTCACAAAATTTATTGCTTCGCGTGATTCGACGTCTGGTATTACAGCCAGAGTCTATAGATCTCCACTCCTAGAAAGCACCCGATCTCCTATATCATATGCAGATATTGATGATTTGAGGAACCCAAATCAAACTGTCCTAATAAATAA CCGCCCAAATCTGCACACGGAGGAGCAAGGCAACTTACTTCCTCTAAAATCGCAATCACCTCCTTTGGTACCCTTGAATCATCAATCTGTTCCGAATTTTCAAGCTCCTTCTGTTTCTATTCAGCA ACCTTCTATATCTCCTAGATCGGGAAGCACATCAAATGTTCTAAAGAGCAACCCTCATTCTCAACTTCACCAAATATCTTCGCCATTTAGTGTTGCCGAAGCTGCTGGAAGCAGGCCCATCATCTCCACTGCTCCTAAAAGGACAAGGTCGTCACCTCCTCCATCATTTTCAGCCACTGAAACCCTTGAAGGAAACTTCGAAGACAATTCTGAACG TGAAATCTTAGCCAAGGCAAAGCGTTTAGCTCGCTTCAAGGTAGAGTTAAGCAAATCTGAACATAATAATGATGACGTTGTAGGCCATACAACGTCAGTGTTGGAGAAGAAAGATATGGGAGGACATATGATAGATTCAGCATCCAACATTACCAATGGCCATGGTGTTTCTGATAATGAAGGGCAGGAAACATCCAATGTTATTATTGGTTTATGTCCAGATATGTGTCCTG AGTCAGAGAGGGGAGAGCGTGAAAGGAAAGGGGATCTTGACCAATATGAACGCGTGGATGGGGACAGAAATGTAACCAGCAGACTTCTTGCAGTTAAGAAG TATACTAGGACAGCAGAGAGGGAAGCCAGCTTGATCCGGCCTATGCCCATCTTGAAGAAGACAATTGGTTATCTGCTAACTTTACTAGATCAACCTTATGATGAAAGGTTCCTTGGCATATACAACTTCTTGTGGGACAGGATGAGAGCTATTCGAATGGACCTGAGAATGCAGCACATTTTCAATCAAGGAGCTATTACTATGTTGGAACAGATG ATAAAATTGCACATCATAGCAATGCATGAGTTATGTGAATATACTAAAGGAGAGGGATTTTCTGAGGGCTTTGACGCTCACCTCAATATTGAACAGATGAACAAAGCTTCAGTTGAATTGTTCCAATTGTATGATGATCACAGAAAGAAAGGAGTGTATATTCCCACAGAAAAAGAGTTTCGTGGCTATTATGCGCTTCTTAAACTGGATAAGCACCCTGGTTATAAA GTTGAACCTGCAGAGCTCTCCCTTGATCTTGCTAAGATGACTCCAGAGATAAGGCAGGCACCAGAAGTTCTATTTGCCCGCAATGTAGCAAG AGCTTGCAGAACGGGTAATTTTATTGCCTTCTTTCGGCTTGCAAGAAAAGCAACTTATCTTCAAGCATGTCTAATGCACGCTCACTTTGCAAAG TTGCGTACCCAAGCGCTTGCTTCTCTACATTCTGGTGTACAGAATAACCAAGGTCTTCCTGTTGCTCATGTTGCTAATTGGCTTGCTATGGAG GATGAGGACATAGAGGGTCTTTTGGAGTATCATGGGTTCTTGATAAAAGCATTTGGAGAACCATACATGGTGAAGGAAGGACTGTTTCTTAATGCTGATACTGAATACCCCACAAAGTGCTCCAAACTTGTCCACAATAAAAGGTCTGGGAGGATTGTTGAGGATGTTTCACCCTCAATTCATGCTGAATTACTAGCTGGCGAGGCTATGAAAGAGATTCCGATGGTGAAAGCTTACAAGCATGAGCCCCAAACAGTTTCAGCTGCTAAAAACAATAGTTCTGTCCAGAAGCTTGATGAGGAAATTCCAGAATCTAAAGCCATTTACTCTCCAAAAGATAGTAAATCAGGAAAGGCATTTAAGGAAATGCAAAGTGTTCAGGACAGTGTGAAAGATTCTGATATGGCTAGGACTCATCCATCACCACTGAGTTTCCCCTTTGGTAATATTATGCCTGAACCACAACAAACAAGAATTGACGGTTTAAAGATTGCCAATTCTTATATGGTTGCTGAAGCCTCACCAAGGAGAAACTCACCCTCTAATGTGGATGTCAGGCCATTGGAGATTATACCAAAAACTGTTCCACCAGAAAGTTCATTAGCTACTAGCTTTTTTTTGCCACTTCCTGCGGCCCAGAGTGTATCCAAGGATGAGTCCCAGTTTGTTCACCAAGAACATGAAGATGAAATTCATGAAGTTAGTGAAAGTTGTCACGATGAAGAAGTTGCTGAGGCAAAGCTGAAGTTGTTTTTAAG GTTATGGAGGAGACGAGTGTCAAAATTAAGAATGTTACGGGAAGAGAGGCAATTTGCATCAAATGCTGCACTGAGTTCATTACCATTGGGCCCCCCGATTCGACATTGTATAGAA AAACCTGGTAACTTTGACAAGTTTGACATTGATGTAACGATGAGGGAGAGATATGAAACACAGGAAAACTCGCAGTCAAGACTTAATGTTTCTGACGTAGTTGGAGATACAATAGCCAGAAGAAATCCAGATGCTAAATGCTTGTGCTGGAAAATTATTCTATGCTCTCAGAAGAGCATTGCATATGAAATGGGAAAAGCAGGCTTGTGGTTAACCTCAAAGGTCATGCCTATCAGTGATGATGATGTGGTGATTTCATCTCCTGGCTTGGTGATATGGAGGAAATGGATTCGAAGTCAATCTGACATTGATCCTACATGCTGCTTCTCTGTCATTAGAGATACATCAGTTGGTAATCGAGATGAGGTAGTATCAGGGGcaaatggaattttgtttctAGTATCTGAGAGCATCTCATGGAAACATCAGAGAGTTAATCTCCATAATCTTTTGATGTCGATTCCCTCCGATGCTTGTTTGCCTCTACTCATTCTATGCAGTAGTGGCTCATATGGCGACAGGTCCTCTTCTTTTATAATCAATGAGCTGGGCCTTCAAGACATTGATAACTTACGGGTCAGTAGCTTTCTTGTTGTTTACCTCAGGGAAAACCAGCAGATGAAACACTCAAATGGATTTTTCAGTGATACCCAATTAAGAGAAGGACTGCAATGGCTGGCAGGTGAATCACCTTCGCAACCCAACCTCCACCATGTGAAAATAAGAGAGCTCGTTCACACACACATTAGTTCCTTTTCAGGGGCGCAGGACATCATTAGTAACTCCAAGTTGGGTCCTAATGACTGCATCTCATTGTTCAATAAGGCCTTGGATTATTCAATGCAGGAGATTGTTGCTGCCGCCAATTCAAATCCTGCTGGTTGGCCATGTCCTGAAATTGGTTTACTTGACAAGTCTTTTGATGAAGATAGAGTAGTAAAAAGTTATTTGCCAACTTTGGGATGGAGTTCAAAtgagaaaactcaaccaatcaTCTATGTCTTGCAAAACTGCAAGCTCCCTACTTTTACCGATGATTTATCCTGGTTGGCCAGAGGTTCGAAAGTTGGGCAGGAGATCGAGAATCAGAGGACACAGCTTGAGAATTGCTTGATCCAGTACCTGACTCATACTAGTAACATGATGGGAATTTCATTGGCAGCAAAAGAGGCACGTGTCATAACACAAACATGTGCTAGACTTGAGCTGTGCGGTTCAAGTTACCGTGTAGTTCCACATTGGGGTTTGATTTTTCGTCGAATTTTTAACTGGCGATTGACAGGTTTATCTAGTAGGGAAATTTCCACGGCTTACATCTCAGAACGTCATCATAACATTGATCTTCAAAATGTGGGCTTTGCAGCATGTTTATCCTCTTCTTACTATCCAGATACATCTTTAGATGAAATGATCAGTGTTATCTACAACTCTCCTCTTCCCTACAACTCTCCTCTTCCGGCTAATGACAGGAGGCCTAGGCCCGAAGCAATTCAACGTCTTCCACCTGTGGATTTTGATAACGAGACTACTAACTTGAGTGACGCTGAAAGAAATATTCGACACGGGGAGTTGCCTAATATTAATACAGGTGGCACATATGGTATAAACAATGCTAAAAGTGAATCGTTATCGAGTAAGAAACCAACCAAAGAAGCTGACAAGTTGAGTAAGCTATTGGAGCAATGTAACTTGCTGCAGGATGGCATTGATAAGAAGCTATCTATATACTTCTGA
- the LOC127078890 gene encoding SAC3 family protein B isoform X1, translating to MEAKYHGFGKNSGPANPFQSKPSFGFNDPSSSSIPPSTHSSIESPGWSDGQNMLYKDLGAQPPERTTPVTKFIASRDSTSGITARVYRSPLLESTRSPISYADIDDLRNPNQTVLINNRPNLHTEEQGNLLPLKSQSPPLVPLNHQSVPNFQAPSVSIQQSALARSTLDGQANLSVNFPNFSGRPVQSSLTPFFDSQIPRPSFTKELNNQGSKRTRSPPSSSTNIHEDFNDARKDFRRPSISPRSGSTSNVLKSNPHSQLHQISSPFSVAEAAGSRPIISTAPKRTRSSPPPSFSATETLEGNFEDNSEREILAKAKRLARFKVELSKSEHNNDDVVGHTTSVLEKKDMGGHMIDSASNITNGHGVSDNEGQETSNVIIGLCPDMCPESERGERERKGDLDQYERVDGDRNVTSRLLAVKKYTRTAEREASLIRPMPILKKTIGYLLTLLDQPYDERFLGIYNFLWDRMRAIRMDLRMQHIFNQGAITMLEQMIKLHIIAMHELCEYTKGEGFSEGFDAHLNIEQMNKASVELFQLYDDHRKKGVYIPTEKEFRGYYALLKLDKHPGYKVEPAELSLDLAKMTPEIRQAPEVLFARNVARACRTGNFIAFFRLARKATYLQACLMHAHFAKLRTQALASLHSGVQNNQGLPVAHVANWLAMEDEDIEGLLEYHGFLIKAFGEPYMVKEGLFLNADTEYPTKCSKLVHNKRSGRIVEDVSPSIHAELLAGEAMKEIPMVKAYKHEPQTVSAAKNNSSVQKLDEEIPESKAIYSPKDSKSGKAFKEMQSVQDSVKDSDMARTHPSPLSFPFGNIMPEPQQTRIDGLKIANSYMVAEASPRRNSPSNVDVRPLEIIPKTVPPESSLATSFFLPLPAAQSVSKDESQFVHQEHEDEIHEVSESCHDEEVAEAKLKLFLRLWRRRVSKLRMLREERQFASNAALSSLPLGPPIRHCIEKPGNFDKFDIDVTMRERYETQENSQSRLNVSDVVGDTIARRNPDAKCLCWKIILCSQKSIAYEMGKAGLWLTSKVMPISDDDVVISSPGLVIWRKWIRSQSDIDPTCCFSVIRDTSVGNRDEVVSGANGILFLVSESISWKHQRVNLHNLLMSIPSDACLPLLILCSSGSYGDRSSSFIINELGLQDIDNLRVSSFLVVYLRENQQMKHSNGFFSDTQLREGLQWLAGESPSQPNLHHVKIRELVHTHISSFSGAQDIISNSKLGPNDCISLFNKALDYSMQEIVAAANSNPAGWPCPEIGLLDKSFDEDRVVKSYLPTLGWSSNEKTQPIIYVLQNCKLPTFTDDLSWLARGSKVGQEIENQRTQLENCLIQYLTHTSNMMGISLAAKEARVITQTCARLELCGSSYRVVPHWGLIFRRIFNWRLTGLSSREISTAYISERHHNIDLQNVGFAACLSSSYYPDTSLDEMISVIYNSPLPYNSPLPANDRRPRPEAIQRLPPVDFDNETTNLSDAERNIRHGELPNINTGGTYGINNAKSESLSSKKPTKEADKLSKLLEQCNLLQDGIDKKLSIYF from the exons cTCCATTGAATCTCCTGGTTGGAGTGATGGTCAGAATATGTTATATAAAGATTTGGGTGCCCAACCCCCTGAAAGGACCACTCCTGTCACAAAATTTATTGCTTCGCGTGATTCGACGTCTGGTATTACAGCCAGAGTCTATAGATCTCCACTCCTAGAAAGCACCCGATCTCCTATATCATATGCAGATATTGATGATTTGAGGAACCCAAATCAAACTGTCCTAATAAATAA CCGCCCAAATCTGCACACGGAGGAGCAAGGCAACTTACTTCCTCTAAAATCGCAATCACCTCCTTTGGTACCCTTGAATCATCAATCTGTTCCGAATTTTCAAGCTCCTTCTGTTTCTATTCAGCA GTCTGCTTTAGCTCGCAGTACATTGGATGGACAGGCCAATCTATCTGTCAATTTTCCTAACTTCTCGGGCCGTCCAGTCCAGTCTTCTCTCACTCCATTTTTTGATTCTCAGATTCCTCGGCCTAGTTTTACCAAAGAACTTAATAATCAAGGTTCAAAGAGAACTAGGTCCCCTCCTTCATCATCTACCAACATACACGAGGACTTTAACGATGCTCGGAAGGACTTTAGAAG ACCTTCTATATCTCCTAGATCGGGAAGCACATCAAATGTTCTAAAGAGCAACCCTCATTCTCAACTTCACCAAATATCTTCGCCATTTAGTGTTGCCGAAGCTGCTGGAAGCAGGCCCATCATCTCCACTGCTCCTAAAAGGACAAGGTCGTCACCTCCTCCATCATTTTCAGCCACTGAAACCCTTGAAGGAAACTTCGAAGACAATTCTGAACG TGAAATCTTAGCCAAGGCAAAGCGTTTAGCTCGCTTCAAGGTAGAGTTAAGCAAATCTGAACATAATAATGATGACGTTGTAGGCCATACAACGTCAGTGTTGGAGAAGAAAGATATGGGAGGACATATGATAGATTCAGCATCCAACATTACCAATGGCCATGGTGTTTCTGATAATGAAGGGCAGGAAACATCCAATGTTATTATTGGTTTATGTCCAGATATGTGTCCTG AGTCAGAGAGGGGAGAGCGTGAAAGGAAAGGGGATCTTGACCAATATGAACGCGTGGATGGGGACAGAAATGTAACCAGCAGACTTCTTGCAGTTAAGAAG TATACTAGGACAGCAGAGAGGGAAGCCAGCTTGATCCGGCCTATGCCCATCTTGAAGAAGACAATTGGTTATCTGCTAACTTTACTAGATCAACCTTATGATGAAAGGTTCCTTGGCATATACAACTTCTTGTGGGACAGGATGAGAGCTATTCGAATGGACCTGAGAATGCAGCACATTTTCAATCAAGGAGCTATTACTATGTTGGAACAGATG ATAAAATTGCACATCATAGCAATGCATGAGTTATGTGAATATACTAAAGGAGAGGGATTTTCTGAGGGCTTTGACGCTCACCTCAATATTGAACAGATGAACAAAGCTTCAGTTGAATTGTTCCAATTGTATGATGATCACAGAAAGAAAGGAGTGTATATTCCCACAGAAAAAGAGTTTCGTGGCTATTATGCGCTTCTTAAACTGGATAAGCACCCTGGTTATAAA GTTGAACCTGCAGAGCTCTCCCTTGATCTTGCTAAGATGACTCCAGAGATAAGGCAGGCACCAGAAGTTCTATTTGCCCGCAATGTAGCAAG AGCTTGCAGAACGGGTAATTTTATTGCCTTCTTTCGGCTTGCAAGAAAAGCAACTTATCTTCAAGCATGTCTAATGCACGCTCACTTTGCAAAG TTGCGTACCCAAGCGCTTGCTTCTCTACATTCTGGTGTACAGAATAACCAAGGTCTTCCTGTTGCTCATGTTGCTAATTGGCTTGCTATGGAG GATGAGGACATAGAGGGTCTTTTGGAGTATCATGGGTTCTTGATAAAAGCATTTGGAGAACCATACATGGTGAAGGAAGGACTGTTTCTTAATGCTGATACTGAATACCCCACAAAGTGCTCCAAACTTGTCCACAATAAAAGGTCTGGGAGGATTGTTGAGGATGTTTCACCCTCAATTCATGCTGAATTACTAGCTGGCGAGGCTATGAAAGAGATTCCGATGGTGAAAGCTTACAAGCATGAGCCCCAAACAGTTTCAGCTGCTAAAAACAATAGTTCTGTCCAGAAGCTTGATGAGGAAATTCCAGAATCTAAAGCCATTTACTCTCCAAAAGATAGTAAATCAGGAAAGGCATTTAAGGAAATGCAAAGTGTTCAGGACAGTGTGAAAGATTCTGATATGGCTAGGACTCATCCATCACCACTGAGTTTCCCCTTTGGTAATATTATGCCTGAACCACAACAAACAAGAATTGACGGTTTAAAGATTGCCAATTCTTATATGGTTGCTGAAGCCTCACCAAGGAGAAACTCACCCTCTAATGTGGATGTCAGGCCATTGGAGATTATACCAAAAACTGTTCCACCAGAAAGTTCATTAGCTACTAGCTTTTTTTTGCCACTTCCTGCGGCCCAGAGTGTATCCAAGGATGAGTCCCAGTTTGTTCACCAAGAACATGAAGATGAAATTCATGAAGTTAGTGAAAGTTGTCACGATGAAGAAGTTGCTGAGGCAAAGCTGAAGTTGTTTTTAAG GTTATGGAGGAGACGAGTGTCAAAATTAAGAATGTTACGGGAAGAGAGGCAATTTGCATCAAATGCTGCACTGAGTTCATTACCATTGGGCCCCCCGATTCGACATTGTATAGAA AAACCTGGTAACTTTGACAAGTTTGACATTGATGTAACGATGAGGGAGAGATATGAAACACAGGAAAACTCGCAGTCAAGACTTAATGTTTCTGACGTAGTTGGAGATACAATAGCCAGAAGAAATCCAGATGCTAAATGCTTGTGCTGGAAAATTATTCTATGCTCTCAGAAGAGCATTGCATATGAAATGGGAAAAGCAGGCTTGTGGTTAACCTCAAAGGTCATGCCTATCAGTGATGATGATGTGGTGATTTCATCTCCTGGCTTGGTGATATGGAGGAAATGGATTCGAAGTCAATCTGACATTGATCCTACATGCTGCTTCTCTGTCATTAGAGATACATCAGTTGGTAATCGAGATGAGGTAGTATCAGGGGcaaatggaattttgtttctAGTATCTGAGAGCATCTCATGGAAACATCAGAGAGTTAATCTCCATAATCTTTTGATGTCGATTCCCTCCGATGCTTGTTTGCCTCTACTCATTCTATGCAGTAGTGGCTCATATGGCGACAGGTCCTCTTCTTTTATAATCAATGAGCTGGGCCTTCAAGACATTGATAACTTACGGGTCAGTAGCTTTCTTGTTGTTTACCTCAGGGAAAACCAGCAGATGAAACACTCAAATGGATTTTTCAGTGATACCCAATTAAGAGAAGGACTGCAATGGCTGGCAGGTGAATCACCTTCGCAACCCAACCTCCACCATGTGAAAATAAGAGAGCTCGTTCACACACACATTAGTTCCTTTTCAGGGGCGCAGGACATCATTAGTAACTCCAAGTTGGGTCCTAATGACTGCATCTCATTGTTCAATAAGGCCTTGGATTATTCAATGCAGGAGATTGTTGCTGCCGCCAATTCAAATCCTGCTGGTTGGCCATGTCCTGAAATTGGTTTACTTGACAAGTCTTTTGATGAAGATAGAGTAGTAAAAAGTTATTTGCCAACTTTGGGATGGAGTTCAAAtgagaaaactcaaccaatcaTCTATGTCTTGCAAAACTGCAAGCTCCCTACTTTTACCGATGATTTATCCTGGTTGGCCAGAGGTTCGAAAGTTGGGCAGGAGATCGAGAATCAGAGGACACAGCTTGAGAATTGCTTGATCCAGTACCTGACTCATACTAGTAACATGATGGGAATTTCATTGGCAGCAAAAGAGGCACGTGTCATAACACAAACATGTGCTAGACTTGAGCTGTGCGGTTCAAGTTACCGTGTAGTTCCACATTGGGGTTTGATTTTTCGTCGAATTTTTAACTGGCGATTGACAGGTTTATCTAGTAGGGAAATTTCCACGGCTTACATCTCAGAACGTCATCATAACATTGATCTTCAAAATGTGGGCTTTGCAGCATGTTTATCCTCTTCTTACTATCCAGATACATCTTTAGATGAAATGATCAGTGTTATCTACAACTCTCCTCTTCCCTACAACTCTCCTCTTCCGGCTAATGACAGGAGGCCTAGGCCCGAAGCAATTCAACGTCTTCCACCTGTGGATTTTGATAACGAGACTACTAACTTGAGTGACGCTGAAAGAAATATTCGACACGGGGAGTTGCCTAATATTAATACAGGTGGCACATATGGTATAAACAATGCTAAAAGTGAATCGTTATCGAGTAAGAAACCAACCAAAGAAGCTGACAAGTTGAGTAAGCTATTGGAGCAATGTAACTTGCTGCAGGATGGCATTGATAAGAAGCTATCTATATACTTCTGA